Below is a window of Terriglobales bacterium DNA.
GCACATTTTCCAGCGCGGCTTGAGCATTCGAGCGAACGACGCGCGCGAGTCCACTGATCTGCTCGCACGTAATCGGATTGCGTTTGTGCGGCATCGCCGACGAACCCTTCTGCTTTTCGCTGAAGTATTCTTCCGCCTCGCGCACTTCGGTACGCTGCAGGTGGCGTATCTCGACCGCAATCTTGTCCAGAGTGCTCGCAATTACCGCCAGAGTGGCGACGAAGAACGCATGCCGGTCGCGCTGAATTACCTGGCTGGAGATTGCAGCGACCTTTAATCCCAGCCGCGCGCAGATTGTTTCCTCCAATTCGGGAGTCAAATGCGCCAGAGTTCCCACCGCGCCGGATATCTTTCCGACACGCATGTCCTCAGCCGCGTGATCAAAACGCTCGATGTTCCGCTCGATCTCCGAAAACCAGTTGGCTAATTTCAGGCCAAACGTAGTTGGCTCGGCATGGACGCCGTGCGTTCTTCCAATGGTTGGAGTGTTCTGAAACTCAAACGCGCGCCGCTTGAGGACGGTCTTGAGGGCCTCGAGATCGTTACGAATAATGAGAAAAGCATCGTGGATCTGCAGCGCCTGCGCTGTATCGACAACGTCATTCGAGGTGAGACCGAAATGCAACCAGCGGGATTCAGGACCTACCTTTTCCGCCACCGCCGTGGTGAACGCAATCACATCATGCTTCACCTCGGCTTCGATTGCGCGAATCCGCGACAGGTCGAAGTCGCCGCGATCCCGAATGGCTTTCGCGGCCGATTGCGGCACCATACCGGCCTCGGCAAGGGTCTCAGTGGCCGCAATTTCGACCTTTAACCAGGCGCGAAAACGGTTTTCTTCGCTCCAAATGC
It encodes the following:
- the purB gene encoding adenylosuccinate lyase, with the protein product MIARYTRPEMGRIWSEENRFRAWLKVEIAATETLAEAGMVPQSAAKAIRDRGDFDLSRIRAIEAEVKHDVIAFTTAVAEKVGPESRWLHFGLTSNDVVDTAQALQIHDAFLIIRNDLEALKTVLKRRAFEFQNTPTIGRTHGVHAEPTTFGLKLANWFSEIERNIERFDHAAEDMRVGKISGAVGTLAHLTPELEETICARLGLKVAAISSQVIQRDRHAFFVATLAVIASTLDKIAVEIRHLQRTEVREAEEYFSEKQKGSSAMPHKRNPITCEQISGLARVVRSNAQAALENVPLWHERDISHSSVERIILPDSTILVDYLLHKTTHLIDTLLVYPDRMLKNLESSGGLIFSGQLLLDLAEVGMSREDAYRLVQKHAMEAWKNGDNFRDAVRGDPEIRGKLSEQQLESAFDLKRQLGNVDGIFKRVFSPRRHGDTEKTAKGSS